The stretch of DNA CCATATCCTTGATGGATTCACTCATATACGTGGTAATATCTTTACCTGATTTAATTTTTCCAACCGTTAAACCGAACGTTACACCAATAATGATAAAGAAGAATAACACGAGTGGGATAATTCCACTTAAAAATGGCGAAGAAGGTAGAATTCCACCGTCATCATTCGTTAACGGGCTATTCGGAACAAGAACCGTAACAGCAACAAGAGCAATATATGAAAGCCCTGCTATCATTGCATAAATTAAACCTTTTTTAGCATTAGGTAGTTCTTCCGTATTTTCCTCTTCTACTATATCTCCCTCATACTTCCCTAATCTCGGCTCTATAAATTTACTCGTTACTAATCCACCGACAATCGTCAATACAAATACAGATACAACATTAAAGTACCAGTTATCTAGAGGTGTTACGATCATAGACTCATCGATAATTTGTGCCGCTTCTGTTGATATTCCAGCGAGTAGGGCATCCGTTCCAGCAATAAATAGATTTGCTGTAAATCCTGCCCCTGCTCCGGCAAAACCTGCTGTAAGACCCGCAAGCGGATGTCTGCCAACTTTATAGAATACGAGAGCTGCTAACGGCGGGATCAATACAACAGCCGCATCGGAAGCTAAATTTCCTAAAATACCTACGAATACAACTGTATACGTTAATAAAAATGGTGGTGACTTTAGAATTGTTTTGCGAATAGCATAATCTAGTAATCCAACTCTCTCCGTCAAGCCAATACCTAGCATCATTACAAGCACAAGACCTAAAGGTGCAAAGCCTGTAAAGTTATCTAGCATGGACGTTAATATAAACTCTAATCCTTCACCAGAGATTAAGCTTCTTATTGGTAGTGTTTCTCCTGTTCCCGGATGATCTACGGATGCGTTAAACAAATTAAAAATCCAGGAAACGATAATCATTAATACGGCTAAACCAAGAAATAGCATGAATGGATCAGGTAATTTATTCCCTACTTTTTCTACAACATCAAGAAATCTCTGAAATACTCCTTTTTTCTTCATTTCATCACTCTCCTTAAATTGCTTTTCCGCTTAGTGTAGATGGTTTTACATCCGTTGGAATCGGACAGGTATATGGATTTTTTTCCTTAAATGCGGTAAATTCTTTTTGTACCTTTTGAAATCTTTCCTCATGAATCAACATATCTAAACCAGTCAACGCCATCGTACTGGCTGCACGTAGCATCCCTTTGTTGGCGATACTGCTTAGCCCTTGAGTTGTCATTTGCCAAGTGTGCAGAGGTGTACCCAATACGGATGTAGCTGTTGTTAATTGTGCAGTGGGGACAACCCAGCTGACATCGGCAACATCCGTAGAACCATGCAACAACTCTTCTGTTGCGTGGTAATCTGACACACTATCGGATACGTATTTACCTTCCAACTCACTTCCGTCCCCTTCATAACCAAAGCCCTTCATTAAGTCCACCGTAAAATCTCTTTCTTCATCCGTTAACGTATCTGAAATTGCTTTAGCAAAAACTTCTTCTTCTTCCGTAAGCGGTTCTATCTTTATATCGCGCAAGTAATTATGCATGATTTCCTCTAGATTTCGATTGGGAATATAGTTCGAACAAGCCTTATCAAATTCAACCGTGAGCTTTGTATCCGTCATTAGTGCAGCACCCTGAGCAATTCTGTGTACGCGCTGGTAAATATTTTCTGCTTGTTCTACTTTTGCAGCCCGAACAAGATACAATACTTCTGCATGAGACTGTACGACGTTTGGTGAAATCCCGCCTGTATTTGTTACTGCATAGTGAATACGCGCATCATCTACTACGTGCTCCCGTAAATAATTCACACCTACATTCATCAGCTCGACTGCATCTAATGCACTTCTCCCTAAATGAGGAGAATTAGCCGCATGTGCTGCGGTACCTTTAAACTTAAATAACACTTGATAGTTTGCCAGTGTCGGGCGATTCATGATGGAATTCGATGGAGACGGGTGCCAAGTCAGAGCAATATCCACCTCATCAAACACACCTTCTCGCACCATAAACGTTTTACCAGAACCGCCTTCCTCTCCGGGACAACCAAAGAATGTAACTGTACCAGGTAATTGATGTTCTTCTAAATAACACTTCACTGCACAGGCAGCAGCAAAAGAGCCTGTACCTAATAAGTTATGACCGCATCCATGACCAACATCATTCTCTAAAGGTTGGTACTGCGTCTCTCCCGCCTGTTGGCTTAATCCAGATAGCGCATCAAATTCTCCTAAGAATCCAATTACCGGTTTTCCAGATCCGTAAGTAGCGACAAATGCAGTATCAATACCCGCGACATTTCTAGTGACGGTAAATCCTTGCTTTTCACATTCATTAGCTAAATAAGAAGACGATTCATATTCTTCAAATCGAGTTTCCGGGTGATTAAAGACATATTCTGAGACCTTTGTAAAATACGCTTGATGTTTTCTTAAATAATCTTCAACAAACTCCTTCATCATACCCCTCCAATTTATGCTTCTTGTTCTAAATATCTTGCGATGAGGCTTGTTCCTTTGTATAAATCCGCTGTTTTCGTATATTCCTCTGGATGATGGCTAATGCCGTGTTTCGAAGGAATAAAAATAAGACCGCATGGCCATTTACTTGCCATATTCATCACATCGTGGCCGGCACCACTATCCATACATATCGTCCTAAGGCCCATCGATTCACTTAACTTATACAATTTACCCTGCATTAGCTTATCCAGGTTAACCGATGCATCATCAACGATTTTATTGACTGTGACTTCTATCTTTTTATCTTCCGTAATCTTCCCGCAATATTTATTTATCAATTCTGACATTTCATTTTTTAACTGGTCGTTTGTACTACGTATATCTATGCCTAGTTCAATTTCTCCAGGAATCATATTC from Oceanobacillus iheyensis HTE831 encodes:
- a CDS encoding M20 family metallopeptidase → MMKEFVEDYLRKHQAYFTKVSEYVFNHPETRFEEYESSSYLANECEKQGFTVTRNVAGIDTAFVATYGSGKPVIGFLGEFDALSGLSQQAGETQYQPLENDVGHGCGHNLLGTGSFAAACAVKCYLEEHQLPGTVTFFGCPGEEGGSGKTFMVREGVFDEVDIALTWHPSPSNSIMNRPTLANYQVLFKFKGTAAHAANSPHLGRSALDAVELMNVGVNYLREHVVDDARIHYAVTNTGGISPNVVQSHAEVLYLVRAAKVEQAENIYQRVHRIAQGAALMTDTKLTVEFDKACSNYIPNRNLEEIMHNYLRDIKIEPLTEEEEVFAKAISDTLTDEERDFTVDLMKGFGYEGDGSELEGKYVSDSVSDYHATEELLHGSTDVADVSWVVPTAQLTTATSVLGTPLHTWQMTTQGLSSIANKGMLRAASTMALTGLDMLIHEERFQKVQKEFTAFKEKNPYTCPIPTDVKPSTLSGKAI
- a CDS encoding AbgT family transporter, with protein sequence MKKKGVFQRFLDVVEKVGNKLPDPFMLFLGLAVLMIIVSWIFNLFNASVDHPGTGETLPIRSLISGEGLEFILTSMLDNFTGFAPLGLVLVMMLGIGLTERVGLLDYAIRKTILKSPPFLLTYTVVFVGILGNLASDAAVVLIPPLAALVFYKVGRHPLAGLTAGFAGAGAGFTANLFIAGTDALLAGISTEAAQIIDESMIVTPLDNWYFNVVSVFVLTIVGGLVTSKFIEPRLGKYEGDIVEEENTEELPNAKKGLIYAMIAGLSYIALVAVTVLVPNSPLTNDDGGILPSSPFLSGIIPLVLFFFIIIGVTFGLTVGKIKSGKDITTYMSESIKDMASYIVLVFAIAQFIAYFNWSNLGTWLAVNGADFLTSINFTGMGLIIGYIIFTAFLNFLITSGSAKWAIEAPIFIPMFMQLGYHPAFTQVAYRIADSSSNIVTPLFPYMVIILAFMQRYDKKASIGTYISLMLPYTISFLITWIILIMIFYYVGIPFGPGIYPHL